Proteins from one Uloborus diversus isolate 005 unplaced genomic scaffold, Udiv.v.3.1 scaffold_610, whole genome shotgun sequence genomic window:
- the LOC129233673 gene encoding uncharacterized protein LOC129233673: MFSKFKKQCSDRQVRRRVNCEFDNEVSYINNDQALWLENQVSYINNDQALGLENQVSYINNDQALGLENQVADTDVPSNNVFIRSYEDLVDENSSDDFVDSSESSDDDFDDELFSVESDEMFLPKLRDWAVDCGKTDGESYNLSTPSDLWGISQLNRHPSSQSLLQNKSCGNRELSLDGKQPPALASSSILSNKDVEGYLKAILRNVISIKNRIKNLEDHNIALEAKINELDCVKRDKTENLPNDLSKLLPLSTFDEFNMLEEKLSDEMTRKQLVSYLQRVGGTGFRQVATLVLKKLFTDALAAKFSFLGQRGKLSFKTSRICSIIFEIATSTNLSGATEEKVTKVVADWLRHANSRDKRKRQNPSVQ; encoded by the exons atgttttcaaaattcaagaaaCAATGCTCTGATCGTCAAGTACGACGTAGAGTGAACTGTGAATTTGATAATGAAGTATCTTATATTAATAATGATCAAGCATTATGGCTCGAAAATCAAGTATCTTATATTAATAATGATCAAGCATTAGGGCTCGAAAATCAAGTATCTTATATTAATAATGATCAAGCATTAGGGCTCGAAAATCAAGTTGCTGATACTGATGTTCCGTCTAATAATGTGTTTATTAGATCTTATGAGGACTTAGTTGATGAAAATTCTTCAGATGATTTCGTCGATTCGTCCGAAAGCAGTGATGATGATTTTGATGATGAATTGTTTTCTGTCGAATCTGACGAAATGTTTTTACCAAAACTAAGAGATTGGGCAGTTGACT gtGGTAAGACAGATGGAGAGTCCTATAATCTGTCTACCCCGTCAGATCTGTGGGGCATATCACAGCTCAATAGGCATCCCAGTAGCCAGtctttgttgcaaaataaatctTGTGGAAACAgag AATTATCTTTAGATGGAAAGCAACCTCCTGCACTTGCATCCAGCTCGATTTTGTCGAATAAAGATGTAGagg GATACTTAAAAGCAATTCTAAGAAATGTCATATCTATTAAgaatagaattaaaaatttggaagacCACAACATAGCTCTAGAggcaaaaattaatgaattggaTTGTGTGAAAAGGGATAAAACTGAGAATTTGCCGAATGACTTGTCCAAGTTGCTACCACTCTCAACTTTTGATGAATTCAATATGCTTGAAGAAAAGCTGTCTGATGAAATGACGAGAAAACAACtg GTATCTTACTTACAAAGAGTGGGAGGTACTGGGTTTCGTCAGGTAGCAACACTAGTGTTGAAGAAATTGTTTACAGATGCATTAGCAGCTAAGTTCAGCTTCTTGGGACAGAGGGGGAAGCTCAGCTTTAAAACATCAAGAATATGCAGCATAATATTTG AGATTGCAACAAGTACCAATTTGAGTGGAGCAACAGAAGAGAAGGTTACGAAAGTTGTTGCTGACTGGTTGCGTCATGCAAACTCACGTGACAAGAGAAAAAGACAAAATCCATCTGTACAATAA